The proteins below come from a single Corynebacterium cystitidis genomic window:
- the guaB gene encoding IMP dehydrogenase, whose protein sequence is MSDEHVFTGGDDPSKIALRGLTFDDVLLLPAESHIVPGEVDTSSQLTRELRLGLPIASAAMDTVTEARMAIAMARQGGIGVLHRNLSSEEQAEQVDIVKRSESGMVTDPVTARPDMTLNEVDELCARFRISGLPVIEKDGELVGIITNRDMRFERDFDRKVSEVMTKMPLVVAQDGVSKSQALELLSANKVEKLPIVDEAGKLTGLITVKDFVKTEQFPNASKDGSGRLLVAAGIGTGEDSYNRAGLLVDAGVDALVVDSAHAHNNRVLEMVERVKKDFGSQAQIIGGNLATREAAQAMVDAGADAIKVGIGPGSICTTRVVAGVGAPQITSILEASVPAHKAGVPIIADGGMQHSGDVAKAIAAGASTVMLGSMLAGTAEAPGDIVVVGGKQYKRYRGMGSMGAMQGRGLSGEKRSYSKDRYFQADVTSEEKLVPEGIEGRVPYRGELDKITHQIIGGLRAAMGYTGSSTIEELQTKKFVQITAAGLRESHPHDIQQTVEAPNYRG, encoded by the coding sequence ATGTCCGATGAACACGTATTTACTGGCGGAGACGATCCCAGCAAGATTGCTCTTCGGGGCCTGACTTTCGACGATGTGCTCCTGTTGCCTGCAGAGTCTCACATCGTTCCCGGCGAAGTGGACACCTCGTCGCAGCTGACGCGTGAGCTGCGTTTGGGACTGCCGATCGCGTCCGCTGCGATGGACACTGTCACAGAGGCCCGGATGGCGATTGCCATGGCGCGCCAGGGTGGTATTGGCGTGTTGCACCGCAACTTGTCCTCGGAGGAGCAGGCCGAGCAGGTAGATATCGTGAAGCGTTCCGAGTCCGGCATGGTCACTGATCCTGTTACCGCGCGCCCAGACATGACCTTGAATGAGGTTGATGAGCTGTGCGCGCGTTTCCGTATTTCGGGACTGCCTGTGATCGAAAAAGACGGCGAGCTGGTGGGCATCATCACTAACCGCGATATGCGCTTTGAGCGTGACTTTGACCGGAAGGTCTCCGAGGTTATGACCAAGATGCCGTTGGTGGTGGCGCAGGATGGTGTGTCTAAAAGCCAGGCGTTGGAGCTGCTCAGCGCCAACAAGGTGGAGAAGCTTCCCATTGTGGATGAGGCAGGTAAGTTGACTGGTCTGATCACGGTGAAGGACTTTGTGAAGACCGAGCAGTTCCCTAATGCGTCTAAGGATGGCAGTGGTCGCCTGCTGGTTGCTGCGGGCATCGGCACTGGCGAGGATTCTTATAACCGCGCGGGTTTGCTTGTCGACGCTGGCGTGGACGCCTTGGTGGTTGATTCCGCTCACGCCCACAACAACCGCGTGCTGGAGATGGTGGAGCGCGTGAAGAAGGACTTTGGCTCTCAGGCTCAGATCATCGGTGGCAATCTTGCTACTCGTGAGGCCGCCCAGGCCATGGTCGATGCTGGTGCAGACGCGATCAAGGTGGGTATCGGCCCAGGTTCTATCTGCACTACCCGTGTGGTGGCAGGTGTGGGTGCGCCGCAGATCACCTCGATCTTGGAGGCGTCAGTGCCTGCGCATAAGGCGGGCGTGCCGATCATCGCTGATGGTGGCATGCAGCACTCTGGCGATGTGGCGAAGGCGATTGCCGCTGGCGCGTCGACCGTGATGCTGGGGTCCATGTTGGCAGGTACTGCTGAGGCTCCCGGTGATATCGTTGTGGTGGGCGGCAAGCAGTACAAGCGCTACCGTGGTATGGGTTCCATGGGTGCGATGCAGGGCCGTGGACTGTCGGGTGAGAAGCGGTCTTATTCTAAGGACCGTTATTTCCAGGCCGATGTGACTAGCGAGGAGAAGCTGGTGCCAGAGGGTATTGAGGGCCGGGTGCCGTATCGTGGCGAGCTCGACAAGATCACCCACCAGATCATTGGTGGTTTGCGCGCGGCCATGGGCTATACCGGTTCTTCCACTATTGAGGAGTTGCAGACGAAGAAGTTCGTCCAGATCACCGCGGCTGGTCTGCGTGAGTCGCACCCGCATGATATTCAGCAGACGGTGGAGGCACCGAACTACCGCGGTTAG
- a CDS encoding GuaB3 family IMP dehydrogenase-related protein gives MREYVEIGIGREARKTYHLGQVALVPSRRTRSSKDVDTTWNIDAYSFNLPFVAHPTDAVVSPEFAIEMDKQGGLAVLNAEGLFGRHADVEAALGKVISAAGGVDDVFLGGDSYQAATRALQELHSAPVDQDLLAERIAQIRDSGATVAVRVSPQNARVLAPVVAKAGAEIIFIQGTLISAEHVTEGGEPLNLKEFIGSLEVPIIAGGVTNYSTALHLMRSGAAGVIVGSGETTSDNALGISTPMATAIADAAAARREYLDETGGRYVHIIADGEINLSGDIARAIACGADAVMLGSALSYAAEAAGQGVYWQSSAGHPRFPRGLVTRAAEEEERESLEVVLHGPSADAFGLKNLVGGLKRAMAKCGYIDVKSFQKVELALR, from the coding sequence ATGCGTGAGTACGTTGAAATCGGAATTGGGCGCGAGGCCCGCAAAACTTATCATCTGGGACAAGTAGCGTTGGTGCCGTCGCGGCGAACCCGTTCGTCGAAGGACGTGGACACCACCTGGAATATTGATGCGTATTCCTTCAACCTGCCGTTTGTGGCGCACCCAACTGATGCGGTGGTGAGCCCTGAGTTTGCCATCGAGATGGATAAGCAGGGTGGCCTGGCGGTGTTGAACGCGGAGGGCCTGTTTGGCCGCCACGCCGATGTTGAGGCTGCTTTGGGTAAGGTTATTTCCGCTGCGGGCGGGGTTGATGATGTTTTTCTCGGTGGGGATTCCTACCAGGCTGCAACGCGCGCATTACAGGAGCTGCACTCCGCACCGGTGGATCAGGATCTGTTGGCGGAGCGTATCGCGCAGATTCGTGATTCTGGTGCCACTGTGGCTGTGCGGGTGAGTCCCCAGAATGCTCGCGTGCTTGCTCCTGTGGTGGCGAAGGCTGGTGCGGAGATCATCTTTATCCAGGGTACGTTGATTTCGGCGGAGCATGTCACTGAAGGTGGGGAGCCGTTGAACTTGAAAGAGTTCATCGGTTCGCTTGAGGTGCCGATTATTGCTGGTGGTGTGACTAACTATTCCACTGCGTTGCACTTGATGCGTTCGGGTGCTGCTGGTGTGATCGTCGGTTCGGGTGAGACCACTTCTGATAATGCTTTGGGTATTTCTACCCCGATGGCTACTGCGATCGCTGATGCGGCGGCTGCGCGTCGTGAGTACTTGGATGAGACTGGTGGCCGCTATGTGCACATCATTGCCGATGGGGAGATTAATCTGTCTGGCGATATTGCCCGAGCAATCGCCTGTGGCGCCGATGCCGTGATGCTTGGCTCTGCGCTGTCGTATGCTGCTGAAGCTGCTGGCCAGGGTGTGTACTGGCAGTCGTCAGCAGGCCACCCCCGTTTCCCGCGTGGGTTGGTTACACGCGCGGCCGAAGAGGAAGAGCGCGAATCGCTTGAGGTGGTGCTCCATGGCCCGTCCGCTGACGCTTTTGGTTTGAAGAATTTGGTTGGTGGTCTGAAACGCGCAATGGCGAAGTGCGGGTATATCGATGTTAAGAGCTTCCAGAAGGTGGAGCTTGCGCTGCGGTAA
- the groL gene encoding chaperonin GroEL (60 kDa chaperone family; promotes refolding of misfolded polypeptides especially under stressful conditions; forms two stacked rings of heptamers to form a barrel-shaped 14mer; ends can be capped by GroES; misfolded proteins enter the barrel where they are refolded when GroES binds) — protein MAKLLAFDQEAREGIQRGVDQLADTVKVTLGPKGRNVVLSKAFGGPTVTNDGVTIARDIDVEDPFENLGAQLVKSVAVKTNDTAGDGTTTATLLAQALIAEGLRNVAAGSNPVELNKGILAATEKAVEELKARATAVSSKEEIANVATVSSRDNVVGEMVSGAMDKVGKDGVLTVEESQSIDSYVDVTEGISFEKGYLSPYFMTDAESGQAVLDDPAILLVRNKISSLPDFLPLLEKIVADNKPLLIIAEDVEGEPLQTLVVNSIRKALKVVAVKAPYFGERRKAFMDDLAVVTSATVVDPEVGINLKDAGLDVLGSARRVTVTKDDTVIVDGAGSADDVEARREQIRREIETTDSTWDKEKAEERLAKLSGGVAVIRVGAATETEVNERKLRVEDAINAARAAVQEGIIAGGGSTLVQISTTLRDYAEEFDAEQKVGVLAVAKALTKPAFWIAENAGLDGAVVVSKTAKLPNGEGFNAATMEYGNLIEQGIIDPVKVTHSAVVNASSVARMVLTTEASVVEKPADPEAPAAGAHGHHH, from the coding sequence ATGGCAAAACTTTTAGCATTCGACCAAGAAGCCCGTGAGGGCATTCAGCGAGGTGTGGACCAGCTCGCTGATACTGTGAAGGTCACCCTTGGCCCCAAGGGCCGCAATGTGGTTCTGTCCAAGGCTTTTGGTGGCCCCACCGTCACCAACGATGGTGTGACCATCGCACGTGACATCGATGTGGAAGACCCATTCGAGAACCTCGGCGCCCAGCTTGTGAAGTCTGTTGCAGTCAAGACTAATGACACTGCAGGCGACGGCACCACCACCGCAACGCTGCTGGCTCAAGCACTCATCGCTGAAGGCCTGCGCAACGTGGCGGCCGGCTCGAACCCAGTGGAACTGAACAAGGGTATCCTGGCAGCCACTGAGAAGGCTGTTGAAGAGCTCAAGGCTCGTGCAACTGCTGTCTCTTCCAAGGAGGAGATTGCCAATGTTGCTACCGTGTCGTCCCGTGATAACGTTGTCGGAGAGATGGTGTCCGGCGCAATGGATAAGGTGGGCAAAGACGGTGTTCTTACCGTTGAGGAATCCCAGTCTATCGACTCTTACGTGGATGTCACCGAGGGTATTTCCTTCGAGAAGGGCTACCTGTCTCCGTACTTCATGACGGATGCCGAATCTGGCCAGGCTGTCCTGGATGATCCAGCAATCCTCTTGGTGCGCAACAAGATCTCCTCGCTGCCTGATTTCCTCCCACTGCTGGAGAAAATCGTCGCTGACAATAAACCACTGCTGATCATCGCCGAGGATGTCGAGGGTGAACCGCTGCAGACACTCGTGGTCAACTCGATCCGCAAGGCGCTGAAGGTTGTTGCGGTGAAGGCGCCATACTTCGGTGAGCGTCGCAAGGCGTTCATGGATGACTTGGCAGTGGTGACCTCCGCGACGGTTGTTGACCCAGAGGTGGGCATCAACTTGAAGGATGCAGGACTCGACGTGCTGGGCTCCGCCCGCCGCGTCACCGTCACCAAGGATGACACAGTCATCGTTGACGGCGCTGGCTCTGCCGACGACGTGGAAGCACGCCGCGAACAGATCCGCCGCGAAATTGAAACCACTGACTCCACCTGGGATAAGGAAAAGGCTGAGGAGCGCTTGGCCAAGTTGTCCGGCGGTGTCGCTGTGATCCGCGTGGGTGCCGCTACCGAAACCGAGGTAAACGAACGCAAGCTGCGCGTCGAGGACGCTATCAACGCTGCTCGTGCTGCCGTCCAGGAAGGCATCATCGCCGGTGGCGGTTCCACGCTGGTGCAGATCTCCACGACTTTGCGAGACTACGCTGAAGAGTTCGACGCAGAACAGAAGGTTGGTGTGCTAGCAGTGGCCAAGGCCCTGACCAAGCCAGCATTCTGGATCGCTGAAAACGCAGGCCTGGATGGCGCAGTTGTGGTGTCCAAGACCGCGAAACTGCCCAATGGGGAAGGCTTCAACGCCGCCACCATGGAGTATGGCAACCTGATCGAACAGGGCATCATTGACCCTGTCAAGGTAACCCACTCCGCAGTGGTCAACGCGTCATCAGTGGCCCGCATGGTACTGACCACTGAGGCTTCCGTAGTGGAAAAGCCAGCTGACCCGGAGGCTCCAGCCGCCGGTGCACACGGCCACCACCACTAG
- a CDS encoding LuxR C-terminal-related transcriptional regulator encodes MVKVFLVDDHSVFRAGVRAELTGKVDIVGDAGTVADAVRGIEETSPDVVLLDVHMPDGGGRAVIKNAQTDAKFLALSVSDAAEDVIALIRAGARGYVTKNIDGAELAEAVARVHGGDAYFSPRLAGFVLDAFASAGTVEDPEGEPEKIEDPVVDALTRRELEVLRLLARGYTYKEIGEELFISIKTVETHASNILRKTQMSNRHQLTRWAADRDLD; translated from the coding sequence ATGGTGAAGGTGTTCTTGGTTGATGACCATTCTGTATTTCGTGCGGGCGTGCGTGCGGAACTTACGGGCAAGGTAGACATTGTTGGTGATGCCGGCACAGTCGCTGATGCAGTGCGCGGGATCGAGGAAACCAGCCCTGACGTTGTGCTTCTCGACGTTCACATGCCTGATGGCGGTGGGCGTGCCGTGATTAAGAACGCGCAGACCGACGCCAAGTTTTTAGCGCTGTCTGTTTCGGACGCGGCTGAGGATGTGATTGCCCTGATCCGCGCTGGTGCACGCGGGTATGTGACCAAAAATATTGATGGCGCAGAGCTTGCAGAAGCGGTTGCACGTGTGCATGGTGGTGATGCCTACTTTTCGCCGCGCCTGGCCGGGTTTGTGCTGGACGCTTTTGCCTCAGCGGGCACCGTTGAGGACCCGGAGGGTGAGCCGGAGAAGATTGAGGACCCGGTTGTTGATGCGTTGACGCGCCGAGAGTTGGAGGTGCTGCGCCTGCTTGCGCGTGGCTATACCTACAAAGAGATCGGAGAAGAGCTGTTCATCTCCATTAAGACGGTGGAAACTCACGCCTCGAATATTTTGCGCAAGACACAAATGTCCAACCGCCATCAGCTCACGCGCTGGGCGGCGGACAGAGATCTTGATTAA
- a CDS encoding sigma-70 family RNA polymerase sigma factor, producing MAENDTDAQLAELVPLAAAGDRRALQDVIRIVYPMVLRYCRARIGGGRTPTAEDTAQEVCLAVSQSIDRYVDRGKPFMAFVYGIAFNKVADAHRLMARDKTNPTEDVPDSTHDGETPEEYALVSDGSNRVRSLLDSLSDKARDIVILRVFVGLSAEETAEVVGSTAGAVRVAQHRALATLRKQLEQGEEA from the coding sequence GTGGCTGAGAACGACACTGATGCGCAGTTAGCGGAGCTGGTACCGCTCGCTGCTGCTGGTGATCGGCGCGCACTGCAAGATGTCATTCGCATCGTCTACCCCATGGTGCTGCGTTACTGTCGCGCCCGCATCGGCGGTGGGCGAACCCCGACCGCGGAGGACACGGCGCAGGAGGTATGTCTGGCGGTTTCGCAATCCATCGACCGATATGTTGACCGCGGTAAACCGTTCATGGCCTTCGTCTACGGAATCGCCTTTAACAAAGTGGCAGATGCCCATCGCTTGATGGCTCGAGACAAGACCAACCCCACCGAAGATGTCCCTGACAGCACTCATGATGGCGAGACTCCCGAAGAGTATGCGCTGGTCAGCGATGGAAGTAACAGAGTGCGCTCTTTACTCGATTCATTAAGTGATAAGGCTCGCGACATTGTGATTTTACGGGTGTTCGTTGGGTTATCCGCAGAGGAGACGGCTGAGGTCGTGGGAAGTACGGCCGGAGCGGTGCGCGTCGCGCAGCACAGGGCCCTTGCCACTCTGCGCAAACAGTTGGAGCAAGGAGAAGAGGCGTAG
- a CDS encoding WhiB family transcriptional regulator, which produces MSQPQQLPGPNADFWDWQLHGACRGEASEVFYHPDGERGRARAQRENRAKAICYTCPVLKQCREHALHVAEPYGIWGGMSESERQNLLRTRRPRKQRVKKTVVAPASVK; this is translated from the coding sequence ATGTCTCAGCCACAGCAGCTCCCAGGACCTAATGCAGACTTCTGGGATTGGCAGTTGCATGGCGCCTGCCGTGGAGAGGCGTCCGAGGTGTTCTACCACCCAGACGGCGAGCGGGGTCGAGCTCGCGCCCAGCGCGAGAATCGCGCGAAAGCCATCTGCTACACGTGCCCGGTTTTGAAGCAGTGCCGCGAGCACGCTCTCCACGTCGCTGAGCCATACGGCATTTGGGGTGGGATGAGCGAGTCTGAGCGCCAAAATCTGCTGCGCACCCGTCGCCCACGCAAACAGCGGGTAAAGAAGACCGTGGTGGCCCCTGCTAGTGTGAAGTAA
- the guaA gene encoding glutamine-hydrolyzing GMP synthase → MNTPNPRPVLVVDFGAQYSQLIARRVREARIYSEVIPHTASVAEVREKNPVALVLSGGPASVHEDGAPQLDPEILELGVPVFGICYGFQAMTRALGGTVEHTGQREYGRTSLTTTGGVLHAGLDQQHPVWMSHGDCVTQAPEGFEVTASTLGAPVAAFENVEQKMAGVQYHPEVMHSPHGQLVLTRFLTEIAGLKQDWTAANIAEQLIAQVREQIGPEGKAICGLSGGVDSAVAAAIVQRAIGDRLTCVFVDHGLLRQGEREQVENDYVKATDVRLVTMDERKAFLDKLAGVTEPEAKRKAIGAEFIRAFERAVAGVLEGEQVDFLVQGTLYPDVVESGGGTGTANIKSHHNVGGLPDDVEFDLVEPLRLLFKDEVRAVGRELGLPEVIVNRQPFPGPGLGIRIIGEVTEDRLDTLRKADAIAREELTRAGLDGTIWQCPVVLLADVRSVGVQGDGRTYGHPIVLRPVSSEDAMTADWVRVPYETLEVISTRITNEVDEVNRVVLDITSKPPGTIEWE, encoded by the coding sequence GTGAATACACCTAATCCTCGTCCGGTACTTGTCGTTGATTTCGGCGCTCAGTACTCTCAACTTATCGCCCGCCGTGTGCGCGAGGCCCGTATTTATTCCGAGGTCATCCCGCACACAGCTTCTGTTGCGGAGGTCAGGGAGAAGAATCCTGTCGCCCTTGTGCTTTCTGGTGGCCCGGCCTCCGTGCACGAAGATGGTGCCCCGCAGCTTGACCCGGAGATCCTGGAGCTTGGCGTGCCCGTGTTTGGCATCTGTTATGGCTTCCAGGCCATGACTCGCGCGCTTGGCGGCACGGTGGAGCACACGGGCCAGCGTGAGTATGGCCGCACGAGCTTAACGACGACTGGGGGCGTGCTTCATGCGGGGTTGGATCAGCAGCACCCGGTGTGGATGAGCCACGGGGACTGTGTCACTCAGGCCCCCGAGGGTTTCGAGGTGACTGCTTCGACTCTGGGTGCGCCTGTGGCCGCGTTTGAAAACGTGGAGCAGAAGATGGCTGGTGTGCAGTACCACCCGGAGGTGATGCACTCGCCGCACGGCCAGCTGGTGCTTACCCGCTTCCTCACTGAAATTGCGGGTTTAAAGCAGGACTGGACCGCAGCTAATATTGCTGAGCAGCTCATTGCGCAGGTGCGTGAGCAGATCGGGCCCGAGGGCAAGGCGATTTGTGGCCTCTCTGGTGGCGTGGATTCTGCTGTGGCTGCGGCGATTGTGCAGCGCGCCATCGGTGACCGCTTGACCTGTGTTTTTGTCGATCACGGCTTGCTGCGCCAGGGTGAGCGTGAGCAGGTAGAAAACGACTATGTGAAAGCCACCGATGTCCGTTTGGTCACCATGGATGAGCGCAAGGCTTTTCTGGACAAGTTGGCCGGGGTGACCGAGCCGGAGGCGAAGCGCAAGGCGATTGGTGCAGAGTTTATCCGTGCGTTCGAACGCGCTGTTGCTGGTGTGCTGGAAGGCGAGCAGGTGGACTTTCTGGTGCAGGGCACCCTGTATCCGGATGTGGTGGAGTCTGGTGGTGGCACCGGTACTGCAAATATTAAGAGCCACCACAATGTTGGCGGTTTGCCGGACGATGTGGAGTTTGATCTGGTTGAGCCCTTGCGCCTGTTGTTTAAAGACGAGGTGCGTGCGGTGGGCCGTGAACTCGGTTTGCCTGAGGTGATTGTGAACCGTCAGCCGTTTCCAGGCCCAGGCTTGGGGATCCGCATCATCGGTGAGGTCACCGAGGATCGCCTGGACACACTGCGCAAGGCTGACGCGATTGCTCGCGAGGAGCTGACCCGCGCAGGCCTGGATGGCACGATTTGGCAGTGCCCGGTGGTACTGCTTGCCGATGTCCGCTCTGTTGGTGTGCAAGGCGATGGCCGTACCTATGGTCACCCGATTGTGCTGCGCCCAGTCTCTTCGGAAGATGCGATGACTGCGGACTGGGTGCGTGTGCCTTATGAGACTCTTGAGGTGATCTCTACCCGGATTACCAATGAGGTGGATGAGGTGAACCGAGTGGTCCTAGACATCACTTCTAAGCCCCCCGGAACCATCGAGTGGGAGTAG
- a CDS encoding DUF5319 domain-containing protein, with product MNFDSMMPRDPFADDPNDPASFLEEEHIEPLSDEERVALLQDLGHVRECKRVLRPRGIVGIYFLCEDCEILHFYDWDIMETNMVASLAGEVPPVHEPIMDPDPNAYVPWDYALGFLDGLDAR from the coding sequence GTGAATTTCGACTCGATGATGCCCCGCGACCCATTCGCCGACGACCCCAACGATCCCGCATCGTTTTTGGAGGAGGAGCACATAGAACCGCTTTCCGACGAAGAACGCGTCGCACTCCTCCAAGACTTAGGCCATGTGCGCGAATGCAAGCGCGTGCTCCGTCCACGCGGAATTGTGGGCATCTACTTCTTGTGCGAAGACTGCGAAATCCTCCACTTCTACGACTGGGACATTATGGAAACCAACATGGTAGCCTCCCTAGCCGGAGAGGTTCCCCCAGTACATGAGCCGATTATGGACCCAGACCCCAACGCGTACGTTCCCTGGGATTACGCACTGGGGTTCTTAGACGGGTTGGATGCCCGCTAG
- a CDS encoding ATP-binding protein, translated as MSNRTPYVAIEPIMVYPRYSRPKNGRVVAGVAAGLAQHLGVDVSWVRVGFAVAAFASGMGAWAYALVWMFSKQNERNDDIPGNGRRPSTTNWVLVALGVFGAFITPSLLNGVSGVVLVALGIVAVGAVLAWQSFDSGHRSIGNMIALIAGVVLVFLGVLAMALLWEDGGFVGAVASVSITLLGVGILVVPLVMRLTNSLVEAREQEAVANQRTEIASRLHDSVLQTLALIQKQADNPDEVARLARGQERELRAWLFDAEEKQASTVFAALNKAAGEVEDLVGMRIGVVTVGEDVDFTTATEPLVLAAREAMVNAGKHAGVDELNVYAENLAGELSVFVRDRGPGFDPDEIPADRHGVRDSIIGRMERAGGRSSIRSSETGTEIMVSLPVMS; from the coding sequence ATGAGTAATCGAACCCCGTATGTGGCGATTGAACCTATTATGGTGTATCCGCGTTACTCGCGGCCGAAGAATGGCCGGGTGGTGGCTGGCGTGGCGGCGGGTCTTGCCCAGCACTTGGGGGTGGACGTGAGTTGGGTGCGTGTTGGTTTCGCGGTCGCCGCTTTTGCTTCGGGTATGGGGGCGTGGGCGTATGCCCTGGTATGGATGTTCTCGAAGCAGAATGAGCGTAACGACGACATCCCCGGTAATGGGCGGCGGCCGAGTACCACCAACTGGGTGTTGGTAGCACTCGGTGTGTTTGGCGCGTTTATCACCCCGAGCTTGTTGAACGGGGTGAGCGGTGTGGTGCTGGTCGCCCTAGGCATTGTGGCTGTGGGCGCGGTATTGGCGTGGCAGTCATTTGATAGCGGGCATCGCTCGATCGGAAATATGATCGCCTTGATCGCGGGTGTGGTGCTGGTGTTCTTGGGGGTCCTGGCAATGGCGTTGCTTTGGGAGGACGGCGGTTTTGTTGGTGCTGTTGCCTCGGTGTCGATCACGCTGCTTGGAGTGGGCATATTGGTGGTTCCGTTAGTGATGCGCCTGACTAACTCCTTGGTGGAGGCCCGTGAGCAGGAGGCGGTGGCGAACCAGCGCACGGAGATTGCTTCGCGTTTGCATGATTCTGTGTTGCAGACCTTGGCCTTGATTCAGAAGCAGGCCGATAATCCTGACGAGGTTGCACGTCTTGCCCGTGGCCAGGAGCGTGAGTTGCGCGCCTGGCTGTTTGACGCTGAAGAGAAGCAGGCATCCACGGTGTTTGCTGCGCTGAATAAGGCGGCCGGTGAGGTGGAGGATCTCGTCGGCATGCGGATAGGTGTGGTTACCGTGGGCGAAGATGTGGATTTTACTACTGCTACGGAACCACTTGTGTTGGCTGCGCGTGAGGCGATGGTTAATGCGGGCAAGCATGCAGGTGTCGACGAGTTGAACGTGTATGCCGAAAATCTCGCCGGCGAGTTGAGTGTGTTTGTGCGCGACCGCGGGCCCGGTTTTGATCCCGATGAGATCCCTGCGGACCGCCACGGGGTGCGTGATTCGATCATCGGCAGGATGGAGCGTGCCGGTGGGCGATCGTCGATACGCTCGAGTGAGACCGGAACCGAAATTATGGTCAGCCTCCCGGTAATGTCATGA
- a CDS encoding PspC domain-containing protein, with the protein MSTFNDTLATIWGTRAPRIPKSQGGNAYFGGVCEGLGARYRIDPTLLRIFFAVTHFAWGGSLLAYLILLLTMPRFGMTKSPWECVIANKATLTKPEKNDRNTGYVLLTFIIVLSVGLIGGVGAVRSSATGILTLVVIGAAIYFLHMRTPQPPEGLLARPKPHMEPTTTPDATTTSTQADFSSLSPVEGYPHPDTRRTTPPEWDPLGTAPQLWDIPDYRPPETPQPAPQTKKNHRWAWGLGLLAVVVIFSATGSVSSNSINFGAHFGDANIKVTSEDQLDTLDINNTVGIITLDLSALPALNDDHEVTVNSRIGEVHVIPPRAARMDITCYTRLGTTECSAEPVTDGPTNPSKGIYNPEATGAKLTLTVHHGIGNVTVDTTNLLPLDGSGGLRSDV; encoded by the coding sequence ATGAGCACTTTCAACGACACCCTCGCCACCATCTGGGGCACACGCGCCCCACGAATCCCCAAATCCCAAGGCGGCAACGCCTACTTCGGCGGTGTCTGCGAAGGACTTGGCGCACGCTACCGCATTGACCCCACCTTGCTGCGCATCTTCTTCGCCGTCACGCACTTTGCCTGGGGAGGTTCACTGCTGGCCTACCTTATCCTCCTGCTGACCATGCCCCGGTTCGGCATGACTAAATCCCCATGGGAATGTGTCATCGCCAACAAGGCAACCCTGACCAAACCCGAGAAAAACGACCGCAACACCGGATACGTGCTGCTGACCTTCATCATCGTCTTGAGCGTCGGCCTCATCGGGGGTGTAGGAGCCGTAAGAAGCTCCGCCACCGGAATTCTTACCCTCGTGGTGATCGGTGCTGCGATTTACTTCCTCCACATGCGCACACCACAGCCACCTGAAGGCCTCCTTGCACGACCAAAGCCCCATATGGAACCCACAACCACCCCAGATGCGACAACCACCTCAACGCAGGCCGACTTCTCGTCGTTAAGCCCAGTAGAAGGCTACCCCCACCCCGACACAAGACGCACCACCCCACCCGAATGGGACCCCCTAGGTACCGCCCCACAGCTGTGGGACATTCCTGATTACCGCCCACCAGAAACGCCACAACCAGCACCGCAAACAAAGAAAAACCACCGCTGGGCCTGGGGCCTCGGCTTGCTGGCTGTGGTAGTAATTTTCTCCGCAACAGGATCTGTCAGTAGTAACAGCATCAACTTCGGTGCCCACTTCGGCGACGCCAACATCAAGGTCACCTCCGAAGACCAGCTAGACACCCTCGACATCAACAACACAGTGGGGATCATCACCCTCGACCTGTCCGCGCTACCTGCGCTTAACGACGACCACGAGGTGACCGTGAACAGCCGCATCGGTGAAGTACATGTGATCCCGCCACGCGCAGCCCGCATGGACATCACCTGCTACACACGGCTGGGCACCACCGAATGTAGCGCAGAACCGGTGACAGATGGCCCCACGAACCCATCCAAGGGCATCTACAACCCTGAGGCCACAGGCGCAAAGCTCACGTTGACGGTCCACCATGGCATCGGCAATGTCACCGTCGATACGACGAACCTACTCCCACTCGATGGTTCCGGGGGGCTTAGAAGTGATGTCTAG
- the groES gene encoding co-chaperone GroES: protein MANVNIKPLEDKVLVQIVEAETTTASGLVIPDSAQEKPQEATVIAVGPGRTDDKGNKTPVDVKEGDTVIFSKYGGTELKYNGEEYLLLSARDLLAIVEK, encoded by the coding sequence ATGGCAAACGTCAACATTAAGCCACTCGAGGATAAGGTCCTGGTTCAGATCGTCGAAGCTGAGACCACGACGGCGTCCGGTCTGGTCATCCCTGATTCTGCTCAGGAGAAGCCACAGGAAGCAACTGTGATCGCTGTCGGCCCAGGCCGTACCGACGACAAGGGCAACAAGACTCCTGTCGACGTCAAGGAGGGCGACACCGTCATCTTCTCCAAGTACGGTGGCACCGAGCTGAAGTACAACGGTGAAGAGTACCTCCTGCTTTCGGCTCGCGACCTGCTCGCGATCGTCGAAAAGTAA